The Ciconia boyciana chromosome 2, ASM3463844v1, whole genome shotgun sequence genome has a segment encoding these proteins:
- the HEY1 gene encoding hairy/enhancer-of-split related with YRPW motif protein 1, giving the protein MGETGAGRGAGRALGALLPRAARRLPDGRPRPAAAAAMKRAHPEYSSSDSEELDEAVEVEKESADENGNLSSAAGSMSPSTTSQILARKRRRGIIEKRRRDRINNSLSELRRLVPSAFEKQGSAKLEKAEILQMTVDHLKMLHTAGGKGYFDAHALAMDYRSLGFRECLAEVARYLSIIEGLDASDPLRVRLVSHLNNYASQREAASSAHTGIGHIPWGSAFGHHAHISHPLLLAQNGHGNTSTTASSTEPHHQTRIAAPHAETSSLRVPPNGSVGPVLPVVTSTTKLSPPLLSSMASLSAFPFSFGSFHLLSPNVLSPSAPTQSATLGKPYRPWGTEIGAF; this is encoded by the exons ATGGGGGAGACGGGTGCTGGGCGAGGCGCGGGGCGCGCGCTGGGCGCCCTCCTCccgcgcgccgcccgccgcctccccgacggccgcccgcgccccgccgccgccgccgccatgaaGCGGGCGCACCCCGAGTACAGCTCGTCGGACAGCGAGGAGCTGGACGAGGCCGTCGAGGTGGAGAAGGAGAGCGCGGATGAGAATGG GAACCTCAGCTCGGCCGCGGGCTCCATGTCTCCCTCCACCACCTCGCAGATCCTGGCCAGGAAGAGGCGCCGAGGG ATCATCGAGAAGCGCCGCCGCGACCGCATCAACAACAGCCTGTCCGAGCTGAGGAGGCTGGTGCCCAGCGCCTTTGAGAAGCAG GGATCAGCcaagctggaaaaagcagagattCTGCAGATGACTGTCGATCATCTGAAAATGCTGCATACAGCAGGAGGGAAAG GTTATTTTGATGCTCATGCTTTGGCTATGGACTATCGGAGTCTAGGGTTTCGAGAGTGCCTGGCTGAAGTTGCTCGATACCTTAGTATTATAGAGGGTCTGGACGCCTCTGATCCTCTGCGAGTTCGACTTGTGTCTCATCTCAATAACTACGCCTCTCAACGGGAAGCAGCAAGTAGTGCGCACACCGGCATTGGACACATTCCTTGGGGCAGTGCCTTTGGACATCACGCTCACATATCTCACCCATTGCTGCTGGCTCAAAATGGGCACGGTAATACCAGTACCACAGCATCTTCCACAGAACCACATCACCAGACCCGAATTGCCGCCCCACATGCTGAAACTTCCTCACTCAGAGTGCCCCCAAATGGCAGCGTTGGACCAGTGCTCCCCGTGGTCACATCTACTACCAAActgtctcctcctcttctctcctccatgGCATCTCTGTCTGCGTTCCCCTTTTCGTTTGGCTCCTTCCATCTCCTGTCCCCCAACGTGCTGAGCCCGTCTGCACCAACACAGTCAGCAACCCTTGGCAAACCATACAGACCCTGGGGGACTGAGATTGGGGCCTTCTAA